The Pecten maximus chromosome 14, xPecMax1.1, whole genome shotgun sequence genome includes a region encoding these proteins:
- the LOC117343003 gene encoding 5-hydroxytryptamine receptor 2C-like, whose translation MIASENETADTSPIVSVSPGVLWTAAPPCAPDCGWGADPCPPDNCVWDLSYNDSSAFGRNSSNTSMEVPHDYNWGVLFLSPLIVFGIGGNILVCMAISMEKRLQSVTNYFLLSLAVTDLLVCVIVMPFSIINQFTGYWLFGPIICDLYVTADVLMSTSSILHLCTISLERYMAIRYPLATRNKSKTVVILKIILVWVIALAITSPITILGFIEQSNVLNDSQCVLTNQNFIIYGSICAFFIPLTIMVISYSFTLYLLIGQCNKCKSGQVEGQPMIRRSLSRKPNKQRPRVKFSARRTRSCPVEDQECSQDTTPIIQRKPLIKSSISFPIHSHHRQHNQNSSSHPRGGRRGEGRVEGRGEGRAEGRGEGRRLMNMRTEEAPSSNSNSPTNTLWTRESSPKPGSNGGSPSPLWTHGAQPTGTTSLQGLVKKHQLVIKAASILLMKKEAIQKENDVHTEEKASKVIGVVFILFVVCWAPFFIVNILTVLCTSCDFDNNLIAAFVWLGWVSSTLNPIIYTMFNNTFKMTFKKLILCRYDTLQRGKRVRSWLLSNGNSYHVNASSSNSLDTPC comes from the exons ATGATTGCCAGTGAGAATGAGACTGCGGACACTTCCCCTATCGTGTCAGTCTCACCTGGGGTCCTGTGGACCGCCGCTCCTCCGTGTGCTCCGGACTGTGGGTGGGGTGCGGATCCCTGCCCCCCGGACAACTGTGTCTGGGATCTATCTTATAACGACTCGTCAGCATTCGGACGAAATTCCAGTAATACGAGCATGGAAGTACCCCACGATTACAATTGGGgcgttttgtttttgtctccACTTATCGTGTTTGGAATCGGAGGAAATATATTGGTCTGTATGGCCATTTCTATGGAGAAACGTTTACAAAGTGTTACCAACTATTTCCTTTTGTCTCTGGCAGTCACGGATCTCTTAGTGTGTGTTATTGTCATGCCTTTCAGTATAATTAACCAATTCACAG GTTACTGGCTGTTTGGACCAATCATCTGTGATCTTTATGTGACAGCGGATGTCCTTATGAGTACTTCATCAATTCTTCATTTGTGCACAATTTCATTGGAAAGGTATATGGCGATACGATATCCATTAGCAACGCGAAACAAATCAAAAACAGTGGTGATCCTAAAAATAATTCTGGTGTGGGTCATTGCTTTGGCGATCACGAGTCCAATCACAATTCTAGGATTTATAGAACAGTCCAATGTTCTGAATGATAGTCAGTGcgtattgaccaatcagaacttCATCATATATGGGTCCATTTGTGCATTCTTCATCCCGCTGACTATAATGGTAATTTCCTACAGTTTTACACTGTATCTCCTCATTGGTCAGTGTAACAAGTGTAAATCTGGACAGGTGGAGGGCCAACCAATGATACGTCGGTCACTCAGTCGTAAACCTAACAAACAGCGACCACGGGTAAAGTTCTCGGCACGACGAACGCGAAGCTGTCCGGTGGAGGACCAAGAGTGCAGTCAAGACACAACACCCATCATACAGCGCAAACCTCTCATCAAGTCAAGCATTTCATTCCCTATACATAGTCATCATCGTCAGCATAATCAAAATTCCAGCAGCCATCCTAGGGGTGGTCGTCGGGGGGAAGGACGGGTAGAAGGGCGAGGGGAGGGGCGAGCAGAAGGGAGGGGGGAAGGGAGAAGACTGATGAATATGAGGACAGAGGAGGCTCCATCCTCCAATAGCAATAGTCCTACCAACACCTTGTGGACACGGGAGAGTTCGCCAAAGCCTGGATCTAACGGGGGAAGTCCTTCCCCTCTCTGGACACATGGTGCCCAGCCAACTGGAACCACCTCACTTCAGGGACTTGTGAAAAAACATCAGTTAGTGATAAAGGCAGCCAGTATACTGCTGATGAAAAAGGAAGCCATACAGAAAGAGAATGATGTACACACAGAAGAGAAGGCCTCAAAGGTCATTGGAGTCGTGTTCATTCTGTTTGTGGTGTGCTGGGCCCCATTCTTTATTGTCAACATCTTAACTGTGTTGTGTACATCATGTGACTTTGACAACAATCTTATAGCAGCCTTTGTGTGGCTAGGTTGGGTGTCCAGCACACTTAACCCTATCATATACACCATGTTCAACAACACCTTCAAAATGACCTTCAAAAAACTAATCCTGTGTCGTTACGACACACTACAACGTGGCAAAAGAGTGCGAAGTTGGCTGCTTAGCAACGGGAATTCTTATCATGTTAATGCTTCCAGTTCAAACAGTTTAGACACACCCTGCTAG